From the Astyanax mexicanus isolate ESR-SI-001 chromosome 9, AstMex3_surface, whole genome shotgun sequence genome, one window contains:
- the LOC103045190 gene encoding ras-related protein Rap-2b, whose protein sequence is MREYKVVVLGSGGVGKSALTVQFVTGSFIEKYDPTIEDFYRKEIEVDSSPSVLEILDTAGTEQFASMRDLYIKNGQGFILVYSLVNQQSFQDIKPMRDQIVRVKRYERVPMVLVGNKVDLEGEREVAAGEGKALADEWNCPFIETSAKNKTSVDELFAEIVRQMNYAAAPGGDEQCCACAIL, encoded by the coding sequence ATGCGGGAGTACAAAGTGGTGGTTCTGGGCTCCGGCGGCGTGGGCAAGTCCGCGCTCACCGTGCAGTTCGTGACCGGCTCGTTCATCGAGAAGTACGACCCCACCATCGAGGACTTTTACCGCAAGGAGATCGAGGTGGACTCCTCCCCGTCCGTGCTGGAGATTCTAGACACGGCGGGCACGGAGCAGTTCGCCTCCATGCGCGACCTGTACATCAAGAACGGCCAGGGCTTCATCCTGGTCTACAGCCTGGTCAACCAGCAGAGCTTCCAGGACATCAAGCCTATGCGCGACCAGATCGTGCGCGTCAAGCGCTACGAGCGCGTGCCCATGGTGCTAGTGGGCAACAAGGTGGACCTGGAGGGAGAGCGCGAGGTGGCGGCGGGCGAAGGCAAGGCCCTGGCGGACGAGTGGAACTGCCCGTTCATCGAGACCTCGGCCAAGAACAAGACCAGCGTGGACGAGCTGTTCGCCGAGATCGTGCGGCAGATGAACTACGCGGCGGCGCCCGGCGGGGACGAGCAGTGCTGCGCGTGCGCGATCCTGTGA